The following proteins come from a genomic window of Gossypium raimondii isolate GPD5lz chromosome 5, ASM2569854v1, whole genome shotgun sequence:
- the LOC128041170 gene encoding receptor-like protein 7, whose amino-acid sequence MAPYLFLCLFLFFPHLYASFSSSGSHSCSSLIQFKNSFSITEATFFDCGSFDGPKSYPKTNSWKEGTDCCSWDGVTCDHLNAHVIALDLSCSCLYGNFPSNTTLFLLPHLQKLNLAYNDFNLSKIPSEFGRFTSLFYLNLSNTGFAGEVPSQVSHLSKLVSLDLSDWAYEQLTIDKHALEGLVHNLTEVRHLFLDGINMSSVNAHVFMNLSSSLRALSLARCDLQGKFPKNIFDLPNLNRLYLGDNQLSGQIPRSLGNYLQLTHLDLSWNQLSGQIPFSILNLMQLAYLRIVGNTLEGSIPDEVTAFPNLISLDLTNNLLNGTLPSWLYTAPSLKDISKNSNPNH is encoded by the coding sequence ATGGCCCCCTATCTCTTTCTCTGCCTATTCCTCTTCTTTCCCCATCTTTatgcttctttttcttcttcaggaTCTCACTCCTGCTCTTCATTAATCCAGTTCAAGAACTCTTTTTCCATCACAGAGGCTACTTTTTTTGATTGCGGTAGTTTTGATGGCCCTAAATCTTATCCCAAGACCAATTCATGGAAGGAGGGTACAGATTGCTGCTCATGGGATGGGGTCACTTGTGACCACCTAAATGCTCATGTTATTGCCCTTGACTTGAGCTGCAGTTGCCTATATGGCAACTTCCCTTCCAATACCACTCTCTTCCTTCTTCCTCACCTTCAAAAACTCAACCTTGCCTACAATGATTTTAATCTTTCCAAAATTCCATCCGAGTTCGGTCGGTTTACAAGCCTATTCTACCTCAACCTTTCCAATACAGGGTTTGCAGGAGAAGTCCCATCCCAAGTCTCCCACCTGTCAAAACTGGTTTCACTTGATCTCTCCGATTGGGCTTATGAACAACTTACAATTGACAAACATGCTCTGGAGGGACTTGTTCACAACCTAACCGAGGTCAGACATCTGTTTTTGGATGGAATCAACATGTCTTCTGTTAATGCTCATGTCTTCATGAATCTATCCTCTTCTCTAAGGGCTCTCAGTCTTGCTCGTTGTGATTTGCAAGGAAAATTCCCAAAAAACATTTTTGATTTGCCAAACCTCAATCGCCTCTACTTGGGAGACAACCAATTGAGTGGACAAATTCCAAGATCATTGGGGAACTACTTGCAACTCACTCATTTAGACTTGTCTTGGAACCAATTGAGTGGACAAATTCCATTTTCAATTCTAAACCTAATGCAGCTTGCATACTTAAGAATAGTTGGAAATACATTAGAAGGTTCCATTCCAGATGAGGTAACCGCTTTTCCTAATCTAATATCTTTAGACTTAACAAACAATTTACTCAATGGAACACTTCCGTCATGGTTGTATACTGCTCCCTCCTTAAAGGATATATCAAAGAATTCCAATCCAAATCACTAG